The Topomyia yanbarensis strain Yona2022 chromosome 3, ASM3024719v1, whole genome shotgun sequence nucleotide sequence aaattaatttattcaatCCGATTTTCCCGAATGAATTGAATGCATGAATtgaacactgaaaaaaataactaaCAAATCCTacgaaggattacccactattctatcacatacgccagttctgtatctattccctgacccagctatcacaaatactcagacgaacacatacacagatagacatacgactagcacataacaatttcggcagggacgttgtacgggtcggataagagggcgacatctgtcctcgattccgagaccgactgccacagcagctgctgggCAGATACACAGTagttaagattcagctgtgtaACACAGCCTGTGTTACTTGCACGGCTTCTTCCTActggcctcaccgaagggacacgaaggctCACCCATAACATGTTTACGGTCTTGCTTCTTACTGGTGCATTTTGGTACCCTATCGCATTTCTGCGCCTTGTGTCCCTCTTCACCACAGTGGCGGTCAGTCGTAGGACTTATGGCCGGACTCCAGACACCGATAGcgcctgtccactgaaggcggctggggtatgcttactgggcatactgaccagccgatcttcagctctCGATGACCTTTTTGGCTTCTGCAACCGGTAGCCTGAAATAGGCTACCTGCGTGCCAAAGAGTCCCTCTCTTAGGCGTACAGAGATCCGCTCAATCTGCGCCACACTGCTCCATGACGGTAGAGACGACCGTTGTCTGCGTTCGTAATCTCATCCAGTTGCTTGCACTGGAGCGTCACTTCCGCacccaacgacctcacctgagcgccgtCACCCAAGACCTCTTTGGTCAACTTATTGTAGCATTGGGACCTCTTGGTGTATCATCGTAACCCTCCCTCGTGAAAACAGTTTCTGGTGGAACAAACCTATAGACCATCATCTGTCTAAGTTAACGGTTCGCTTATCACGTCGGAGCTCGAAGAAATTGGTACACTACTGCTTTAGAGCGCTTCGTAGGGTTGACTATGAACCGTTTACATCAACTAACCGTGCTTTATAGACTAGATGTGGTATCAGAAGTAATCAAAAACAAGGGtcatttctttattttgttcGAATCTTATTAAttacattttcagcatgttTTATCTCTTTATTAGCCCATCACGGGATGTCCAACATCTGGAAACACAATATATTTGATAACATCGCTGCATGCCTCTAATTTTCTAGTATAGTCTTTTACCTTCCAAATTTCTCGTGCACTATGTTATTAGCTGCAGTCTTATGAAAAATACTAAGatttttaaccatttttgttagcAACCAATCTCAAAATACAATTTGTGAGGAAAATTAGAGTGAATCGCCAAGTACAAACCAGTAGACGAAGGAAAAAAACTTGTTTCTGTTAAACTTAAACGTTAACACTTGTACTAAACGAGTAACAGTTCGTTCGGAATTTTCACTCAAAGTTTATTTTGACAGTATTGGTATTACTGTAAATTACGATCCAATGAGAATCAAGCAGTAGATTGAGAATACGATTAACTGGacaatcaaatcaaatattAATTTCTATACTAGTAAGACTTGAAACGATTCCATAGGCCTGTGGACCCTCTCATAATTGCAACCGTCAAACGATTATACCTTTACGTTCGAAGACCATCGTAGTTGTTGACTACATGTAGCACTGACTAttcttcaaaattaaacatTCCGTGACAGGTTTTGTTTGCTAGACGAACATTTTGAAGCATATGATGGGTAAATTTATTCGATTGCAGCATCAATGTTAATGACAGCAACATACAATAGCTTATCCAATAGAAGTATAACACCTAAAGTACGGTTGGGTAGATCGAATGGccttttttggtaaatttaacTGAGACTTTCTTTGGTTATAAACTCTAATTGTAGAACCCATTCACATCCACATAGTGCCAGTTGCCctaaaataaaaccaagtcagATGATTGTTACGCACTCGTACAGTAATGACACTAACCTGAATTCCAAGCGTCCAACCACTTCCGGCGGGATTCTCCACACAGATTCCACTTCTTTTGCAAACATATCCCGACTGAGATACCGCAAAGACGTGATCCCCGACGGATACGTTCTTGAAGCCAACGTTACCCTCGTAGTGGGGAGGATCATTTTGGATATTCGACAACAGCTGCCAGTGGCTACCCTCGGGAAAGGTAGTGGTAATTTCTTTCCGCACCGATAACCGACCCGCTGTGTCCACGGTCCAGATGCCTGCCTTACCGACTGAGATTTGCTTGAAAGTGACTCCACCGGGAGGTTCGATCGGTTGCCACTTGCTACCCAGCGGATTATCACTGGAGATTCCACAGCGCCAGTAGGAGGAACCATTCTTCCCGATTGCCCAAACTTTGTTCTTGTAGCAACTAACACTAACTAGCGGTTGATCACAGGTCACATGCTCCCAACCAGTACCCTGCGAGTGGAAAtaaacattaatattaaattttagcgttttgtgattttttttcatcagtAACCAGCACCATCTTGGTACCAGGTTAAGCTAAACTACCACCAAAATTGGTCCTAGTTAGACGCTAAATCCAATGCATCACACGTTTTGCTTGAACTTAAAAATTGCCTGGTTCTGAATGATGACTCGGAAGGCAAGAAGAGTAGCGGAGGCCGAAACTATCTTTTCATTtaagaaccaaacgcctggcaCTATGCAACATTTTATTTTCGAGCGAGTTCGTTTTTTTGTGCGACAGGGCGCAATGTCTAACTTAAagttagttactgatgagaatcCAAGACGCTAAAAACTAACTTTAAATTGAGTAATGTACCCTCTAGCACAaagaaaactgactttttccatTAATTATATCTTGAAATAGAAAACGAACAACACTTACCGCTGGTTGCGAAAGACTAACACCCCGTCGATAGAGTACATCACCGTTGGCAGCCACGGCCCATACTGTAATACTGCAATCCACTTCGTCGCTATCCGGTTGTAGCGAAACGtcaattatttttgcatttccaacCTCCTGCCAGGGTCCGGTTGTCGTTAGTCTACACTTCCGATACCATCGTCTCCGACGGACGTAATCCGTAAACTGTTTCTTTGCGTGGTAACTTGCCGGGAAATCGACTGCGTATTGCCACCCGTCACGATCAACCCCACCCGGATTATGGAAGTCTACTAACCAATCGCTTACCCACTGCCAGTGCATGGATAACAACTTTGTATGTTCCTTGCTGCGTTTGTGCTTGCCGGTAATATCACTCCACATGTGCCGATCCGTCGGTAGGCCAGTCGTAGAAAATCCGGACAAAGGATTCCACCTTTGATTTTCGTAAATATAGAAATTGTGTGTATCGGTCATTGAATTGATTCCCTGATTGTTAGTCTCCAATCCCTTGAGAAATGCTCCGCCCCAACCACCAGTGTAAACCCATGCCGTATTATCGTAGCCAATTCCCCAAACAACGCCAGCCTTGCTAGACTGTACCCGACGTAGGTGGCCACCGATCTGGCGCCAGAAGACATCTCGCAGCGGAAGAATCAGCTTGGGACTCTCGTAAACAATGCTGAATATTTTGACACGACCGCTGCTGTACAGACTGTAGATCGCATCCGGGGTCAACCCGGATCGATATTTAAACCTAGGATAATCCTCTCCATTAACCGTAATTCGAAAACCATCGCATTCACTCCTAGAAATTGGGAAGCCGTGAAACTTTATCCCGTAACGAATGCGAAAAGAACATAGCTACCTTATTTCCAACCTAAACTCTGCCCCTGGCGAAAACAGCATCTTGCTGTCCCGCTTTTCATCTTCGTTCCAGTGTGACCCCGCCATCGAGTTGAACACGGTAATTCTTTCGTTGAAGCGGGGATTTATGTGCATTGGAATGTTGCGTTGCGATTCCATCTTGTGCCGCAAACGAACCGTTGGATGGCTTTGCAGATCGAACCGAATCTGATCGGCGTCATCGTAAACAAAGCCAGATATGTCCAACCGAGATCCGACAACCATTCTAAAAATGAATCCTTATAAGCATGCATGTTACAACCTACATCAATCTAGCGATACACACCCATTGTATAAGGATGTGAGGTATGGCGTTTCAGCTGCTGAAACGTCAATCTTCTGCTGGAAGATTTTGTACTCGGATTGCCACTGCGCAGCCTCCAAATTGGTTGGATCGAATACAAACACGTCACCCATGTTGGAAGTGATCCACACCGATCGCGGCGAAGGTTTACCGTGTACTTCATTGATTTGGCAACAAACGGACGTCAGATGGGAGATCCAATCCTCTAGATCGGTGTCCCCACTGAACTGAACCTTTATCGGAGATGATCCCGGGGGTAGTCGAGGCGCATGGATAGCCAGTCTCGGTGAACCAGGTTCACTGCAGCACATAATACTGGTGATTTCCGAGAGGGAGAATTGCATCTAAAATTGAGTTTGTACATTGTAAATACTAAAATAAGAACATAAATCTGAAAGTAAGAAACCTTTGTAGTTATTCCATCCGGGTTTAAGATCGTAAGCGTCCCGGAATCGGGTCCAGTGCCCTGATTGTTGACCCATTCCAGCTCGATCAGGCAATCCTCGAAAGCATGCCCGGATTTGGCAGCTCGAGCTTCACCGGACTTTACCCAGGAAGACATTTCGATGGCTTTCTCGTAAGTCGCAAACTCGCTACATTCCAACGGTCCTGGAGGTCGTTGCTTCAGATCGTCCAAAATCCTCACACGCCAGGGTTGTGTAAGCTCTTCCTGGGAAGCATTTGCGAAACTATCGTTAAACCAACTCGGAAGCTGGTTTGGATCGACGGTGACAGCTCCTGCAGCACATCCAATCCACAGCACCTCACATTCGGCCCAATTCTGCGACCCGCCGTGATCTTCGTACTCACCGAAGACCCCCGAGTCTCGCGAACTTTCACCCTCAAACACACTCGAATCCGACTCCGGGTGTGCCTCGGTACCAACCACCGAGCCAACACTTCTCACAGGACTCCAAGCACGCGAATTCTTCAATTGCTTACCGGAAATCTCGTACACTTCGTTCAACGGTGCACTGGAAGCGACAACGGTTTCGCTGGAAAGATTTCTTGTCACTTTTTTCTCAACCAGGCTGCCAACGTGTTGCGGTTCTCTCTTACCGCTTATCGCCTCCGGAGAGATATCCGGCTTATGCCATAGCTCCGGCCTAATCTTTGGATTCACAGTCGGCGCAGAACGTGAAGTTTCATCATTGTTCTCTACCAGCGAAGTGTTCTCTTGTTGCAATTTCTCCCTATACAAACTGTTCAAGCTACGATGCTTCGTAGAAGGTGAATCACTTCCACTCCGTTTGCTAGACAGCGAGAAATTACTTGACGTTCGACTCATTTGCAAAGGTAACTGAATAAGTCGCCACTTTTTGCCAGTCAGATCCGAACTGCATACTCCAGATCGGAAATAAAGTGCACGATCCTCTGATCCTACAGCAAATACTTGATCGTTCGGTGCCACAGAAATGTACGCTATATTTCCAACCATCTCAACCCAGCCACTTCCAATCGCTGCATCCTCACTGATCCCGGATGCTTCGCCGTGAACTCCCCGCCGGAACCAAACGTGATTGTCATTTGTGACACACCAAACCGAATTAGTTCCTACGGAAACCTGAGTGATTTTCAGATTAGTACCAGGTGGTTTCACTTCCAACCAAGTAGTCCCCATGAAAGCATCCCGGGTAACGCCAGCACGTACGATTGCCCTCCCATTGTAGAGTGACGCCCAAACCAACCCAGTTGGCCCAACGGCTATTTGCGATACCTCGCACCCCGACGGAGTGGTGACCGAAGTCCAGCGAAGACCTTCCGGAGATGTCGTTCCTACACCTGAACGGAACATTACCCGTCCGTGAGCTGTCACAGCCCAAACGAGTAGCAATCCCGGGGCAGCACCACTTACATTGCTCCCATTAATCGCCACGTCAATAAATGGTTCCTGCGTCGGGTCTTTATGCAATGGAGCTACAGCACACCAGGAATTCAACGCGCAATACCTCCGAAAACGTACCCATTTCCGACGACGCACACAAGACTTCCAGTTCTTCTGTGGGTGATAGGTAGCCGGGAAATCCACAGCGTAGGTCCATCCATCATGATCCAGCGGTTGACCTTCTAGTGTAAGATCAAGCTGCCATTCGCCATCCCATTGCCAAGCCATAGAGGGAAGCCGAATCTTGTCAATATTCCTGTCGACAGTACCATCCGCGTTAGAAAAATGATACCGATCCGTTGGTAGTAATCTACTCGAGAATCCTTCGATCGGTAGCCATCGTTCATTTTCATAAGCTTCCTCTTTGATACGGATTGGAATGTCAAGACCATGCACATGGACGTAAACCTGACGATCACCTCCAATGGCCCACATAAAGTGCGGAACCACGGATATTCGCTTGAACTCCAGTCCCAGATAAAGGAACTCACGCCAGGCGGATCCACCCGTCGAGAGGGCATACACTCGGCCCTCATTACTATTGGCAAAGAGTAACGTACTTGGCATAGTTAGTACTGCTAGCAGAATGCGGAATGAGGCGTCGAAGGTGAAAAAATGCAAATGTCCCTCTGAATATCACTTTTTTCCTCGTCGGGTGAAAATCACGTCATGATGAAGAAAACCGAAACGGATCGATATTGTGAATCACTTGCCAGCAACACACTGGACAACAGTTTGCTTTGGCTTTTGTAAAAATGTTTGTAATACTTTCTATATATGTTAAACAACTATCACATGATTAATCACTTTTCACCGGTTTGTGCTTCGTGTATTTAATTTTATTGCAGAATTCGCGAAAAAACGTAACAATGATCAATCCAATAAACAACTTGCTAATGCAAAATAGTTTGAATTGATATCTTTGTTTGTGTCGGACTATTCTGACGTTTTGCTGTATCCCGGCAAAGTTTTCACTAGGTCGTAGCGACATTATGTCCTACACTGCAAAAAACtgtacccattttatgtattcaaattgcctattattgtggttatcactggaaattagtaaaaatagcgaaaaaacaagatagcgacAAGATCACAACAAGATTGCGAAACCGCCATTTTTAAGATTTAACCTCTTCAATTCCGCAATGctacaaaaatataatttgaattgatttttatatgaagTGTTCGAGCTACTATTGATCTTGAACCAAGGAAAAACAGGAGGATGCAAAGGAATCGAGTTAAGAATCAAAAAGGCACACTAAACAATACATTAAATGggtaccaaaaaatagtaacaaataatttccaattttcGCTCAACAGGTAGTGAAGGGGTGAATAAATCCATGAACTGTCAATTCACGACCGTCCGATTCCTGATCAACAGGGCTTATATATTGCTTGATGTTTGTTCTAAACTGGACGGATGGAGATAACagggtatattttcaattctttcgctattttgaattgattccgtcgcatgctaatcttcggtgaaaagcaGAATATTCGAAAAAGCGGAAGTTGCAATTATCGGATCGTAGCCAAAACCGTGGCGGaatcggaacatttcggcaatgctccaaAACAACGGCAGTTTAAACCAGGACAgcaggatgttgcaaatatgcgccaGTTCCGCAATTTCGACTGCTTTGGAAGCCAACAAACACCAGTGAcaggttttatttagtttttttttgcttcagaaCAGAATCCCTATCGAGATTCGTACGCTTTTATGGGAGGGAAATATGTAATGTGAAAGCGATATTTTGTAAtgtcttttgttttaaattcagaaataattcagtcttcaatatttttcattctagggcgattttcataaatgggtatattttacgcattttgttgtaactaTTCTCAAAATGTAATTGATAAAACTTACTCAGATTGACGTACTGATTAATGAGTACAAGCTCTTTACCCATTaagtgggttattccacttttattgaaaattggtaGTTTCAAGCAGCCTAAGGCGGTTCACAATGTTATGATgtaaatttgttttaaaatgaCAAGCCGTCAGATAATTTGGATCTGTCAAAATATATCAAGAACACGGGGCTTCCAATGTGATGATTTAGCCCCCTGTTCTAAatgttgtttatttgattttgttattgtttgtcACTTATGTGACACATAGTGTTTTTTCTGCTGTCAGTCGTTACACATACTAATGAAAAGCTACATAAGGACAGTCCTATAGGGTCACACGAACTGTGGACGTATGACTACAATACTtaatatgaaatatttatttcttagtgcatttggattaataataaaacaaatatgttTCATTCGTACAGTTTAACCCTCTAGTttccaacaccgcctctaggcggtctctttaaaaatctaaataaaactgctaaaacatgattgtatgttgtcatccgcaccagtatttcttcccaacgctcacacctttcatacacacacattgtttgagtaatcgtagctttctgttaaagacaattgaagctcaaagttgaaaattcgatgaaaacgtggaaaaaaactattttgtgtttagtggtaatcttcattaaacaaattttaactatttttgaaaattttagtagctaaaacaaatatttttgagtagtaTGTTAGTAGCATTTTACtttagatgtgaattggtttagtggaataattcggaagttaAGCTTTTATGGTAAAACACTTTGCCCGCctaaaggcggtgttgggcacctgggcgaaaaaaattcagtcttttgtgattacttatcgtaccgaaactagctttatgtgcaattttggctgaaaagaagcatgttttaaaatctttgggagaatgctgctgttagaatatggatgtccttatcatttaaatatatttaggggagtctggggtaagttggcgaaatatttttcctcctttgtattagacatatggcgctgtttatagtcctgcacttcaagtactgtgcAATACATTCTCCCATGTacttatgttgcattacattctgTTTCGTTCACGTTAAGCGTTTAGTTTTTGAGCatattagagtgaagagcccattttagtcgtattagggagggtgcctcaccatttcattaattactcggaatacaattgatgcaatgcgtatgcATTGGCACCAGTATCTTTGCTTtctaatgcgttgaacaaagatggctaacgctgctctaaccaccggcttcacatggttagggcgaaaataggctcattaccctaagtgaagtttttaaatttcagcatttttgttatttagagcTAGGTCaaaagctattccacgaatgactagatttttcgatagcgcgcaaAAAGAACTTTCCGTGGCCGTATATATAATATAcgtaaccacaaacaaaatttgttcttttttgtttgtttatttcggaatttcacctgaagaatcTTGAAAATtctcttttacacgatcttcttaaattaaaaaataaaacatgataagtgaaacaTCGCCAGCAGGCACTggtctcccctactataaattagaagtcaataattaaacaaccaaagcactagatAAATACTCCTTAGCTTGGGtaatttgcgttctgatggagtccaaaatataaaccatctgaattcgcttatgttgaagtaacaagaagaaaaaagtttatttttattcgcccaggtgccctacaccgcctctaggcggtctacttattttaaggctttaatgaaaaatccatagcttacatgaattatcaacattattttcgtttttcttatcACGAAACCCACCTACAAAAGTTTATTCAAGCTATATAAAAaattgggcactagagggttaaatataaccaatcaacatcgaatgttacatactgaaccaaaccttcttgcttatcaggtcattttatttgtagtaggcgatcgagtccgtttaaaattattttagaagacagaaaactgcggACGAAACCGAACTAATAACAGGACTGTTTTAAATCTTAATGGGACAATCTCAAccttgaaaatttgtaaaagcttttcgattgtgtgagGTAAAATACCCAGATCGGTgaactaaattaaaattttcggcGATGTAGTCACATTTCATGTGTGGagcaagctttctagttatattttgccattattgtaactttcctaaagtagacatttaaatgtagcgaatgcagtggtcttgtTCATATATCGAAGCACGTAGAATATTCTAT carries:
- the LOC131689332 gene encoding tectonin beta-propeller repeat-containing protein; the encoded protein is MPSTLLFANSNEGRVYALSTGGSAWREFLYLGLEFKRISVVPHFMWAIGGDRQVYVHVHGLDIPIRIKEEAYENERWLPIEGFSSRLLPTDRYHFSNADGTVDRNIDKIRLPSMAWQWDGEWQLDLTLEGQPLDHDGWTYAVDFPATYHPQKNWKSCVRRRKWVRFRRYCALNSWCAVAPLHKDPTQEPFIDVAINGSNVSGAAPGLLLVWAVTAHGRVMFRSGVGTTSPEGLRWTSVTTPSGCEVSQIAVGPTGLVWASLYNGRAIVRAGVTRDAFMGTTWLEVKPPGTNLKITQVSVGTNSVWCVTNDNHVWFRRGVHGEASGISEDAAIGSGWVEMVGNIAYISVAPNDQVFAVGSEDRALYFRSGVCSSDLTGKKWRLIQLPLQMSRTSSNFSLSSKRSGSDSPSTKHRSLNSLYREKLQQENTSLVENNDETSRSAPTVNPKIRPELWHKPDISPEAISGKREPQHVGSLVEKKVTRNLSSETVVASSAPLNEVYEISGKQLKNSRAWSPVRSVGSVVGTEAHPESDSSVFEGESSRDSGVFGEYEDHGGSQNWAECEVLWIGCAAGAVTVDPNQLPSWFNDSFANASQEELTQPWRVRILDDLKQRPPGPLECSEFATYEKAIEMSSWVKSGEARAAKSGHAFEDCLIELEWVNNQGTGPDSGTLTILNPDGITTKMQFSLSEITSIMCCSEPGSPRLAIHAPRLPPGSSPIKVQFSGDTDLEDWISHLTSVCCQINEVHGKPSPRSVWITSNMGDVFVFDPTNLEAAQWQSEYKIFQQKIDVSAAETPYLTSLYNGMVVGSRLDISGFVYDDADQIRFDLQSHPTVRLRHKMESQRNIPMHINPRFNERITVFNSMAGSHWNEDEKRDSKMLFSPGAEFRLEIRSECDGFRITVNGEDYPRFKYRSGLTPDAIYSLYSSGRVKIFSIVYESPKLILPLRDVFWRQIGGHLRRVQSSKAGVVWGIGYDNTAWVYTGGWGGAFLKGLETNNQGINSMTDTHNFYIYENQRWNPLSGFSTTGLPTDRHMWSDITGKHKRSKEHTKLLSMHWQWVSDWLVDFHNPGGVDRDGWQYAVDFPASYHAKKQFTDYVRRRRWYRKCRLTTTGPWQEVGNAKIIDVSLQPDSDEVDCSITVWAVAANGDVLYRRGVSLSQPAGTGWEHVTCDQPLVSVSCYKNKVWAIGKNGSSYWRCGISSDNPLGSKWQPIEPPGGVTFKQISVGKAGIWTVDTAGRLSVRKEITTTFPEGSHWQLLSNIQNDPPHYEGNVGFKNVSVGDHVFAVSQSGYVCKRSGICVENPAGSGWTLGIQGNWHYVDVNGFYN